From the Desulfovibrio sp. JY genome, one window contains:
- the argC gene encoding N-acetyl-gamma-glutamyl-phosphate reductase, which yields METIPVGLVGVTGYTGMELARLLAVHPALRLTRATSRADAGKPLRALYPFLQGFEAGDVGITEPDAADLAASCKLVFLAVPHGAAMDYAAELLDAGLSVVDLSADFRLADADVYASWYGLAHRHPTLLPDAVYGLPELYAPRIRKAKLVANPGCYPTSVILGLAPALSDGLIETDGIVADSKSGASGAGRKAAVGTLFCEVHDSFRAYNLGKHRHTPEIEQELGKLAGTDITVSFNPHLLPIDRGILSTIYTRLAKPATLEEIHARYDNFYAEKPWVRVLPLGKLPETRYVRGTMFCDIGLVLDPRTNRLIVVSAIDNLCRGASGQAVACANLMSGLPADAGLRLAPMMP from the coding sequence ATGGAAACGATTCCCGTCGGCCTGGTCGGCGTTACCGGCTATACCGGTATGGAGCTGGCCCGCCTTCTGGCCGTGCACCCCGCCCTGCGGCTCACCCGGGCCACCTCCCGGGCCGACGCCGGCAAGCCGCTTCGCGCCCTGTATCCCTTTCTCCAGGGATTCGAGGCCGGGGATGTGGGTATCACCGAGCCGGACGCCGCCGATCTGGCCGCCTCCTGCAAGCTGGTCTTTCTGGCCGTTCCCCATGGCGCGGCCATGGACTACGCCGCCGAACTGCTCGACGCCGGGCTCTCGGTGGTGGACCTCTCAGCCGACTTCCGCCTGGCCGACGCCGACGTCTATGCCTCCTGGTACGGCCTGGCCCACCGCCATCCGACCCTGCTGCCGGACGCCGTCTACGGCCTGCCGGAACTCTACGCGCCGCGCATCAGGAAGGCCAAACTCGTGGCCAACCCGGGCTGCTACCCCACCTCCGTCATCCTGGGGCTGGCCCCGGCCCTTTCCGACGGCCTCATCGAAACCGACGGCATCGTGGCCGACAGCAAATCCGGCGCATCCGGAGCCGGGCGCAAGGCCGCCGTGGGCACGCTTTTTTGCGAGGTCCACGACAGCTTCCGGGCCTACAACCTGGGCAAACACCGCCACACTCCGGAAATCGAGCAGGAACTGGGAAAGCTCGCCGGCACGGACATCACCGTGTCCTTCAATCCGCACCTGCTCCCCATCGACCGGGGCATCCTCTCCACCATCTACACGCGGCTGGCCAAACCCGCCACGCTGGAAGAGATCCACGCCCGCTACGACAATTTCTACGCCGAGAAACCCTGGGTGCGCGTGCTGCCCCTGGGGAAGCTGCCGGAAACGCGCTACGTGCGCGGCACCATGTTTTGCGACATCGGCCTCGTGCTCGACCCCCGCACCAACCGCCTGATCGTCGTCTCGGCCATCGACAACCTGTGCCGCGGCGCTTCCGGCCAGGCCGTGGCCTGCGCCAACCTGATGTCCGGCCTGCCCGCCGACGCCGGCCTGCGCCTCGCGCCGATGATGCCGTAG
- a CDS encoding Nif11-like leader peptide family natural product precursor: MTLDNVRRLFACYKTDKELRAKLYKAEGPEGREAVLREAGLYFTDAEFAEMDGVLHVKCQTHDEAEEFFEFRNWWNMLQGS; encoded by the coding sequence ATGACGCTCGACAATGTCCGCCGGCTGTTTGCCTGCTACAAGACCGACAAGGAACTTCGGGCCAAGCTCTACAAGGCCGAGGGTCCCGAGGGCCGCGAGGCCGTGCTGCGCGAAGCGGGCCTTTACTTCACCGACGCCGAATTCGCGGAAATGGATGGCGTGCTCCACGTCAAATGCCAGACGCATGATGAGGCCGAGGAATTTTTCGAGTTCCGCAACTGGTGGAACATGCTGCAAGGCTCATAG
- a CDS encoding DUF1847 domain-containing protein, translating into MADAPLPQCALCPYDWSERFCRTGKGKAPKDCPSIKMRGLVEPAVTETTSAACGVFAKQASLQEATCYGGREEGYGAVKPLKPRIVEIVEFARRMGYKRLGLVFCIGLRKEAAVVHEILATNGFEVASVSCKVGGVSKDVLGIAPAEQVDPGAAHETMCNPVLQAMVVNEAHTDFNVLLGLCVGHDSLFFKHADAMGTVLAVKDRLLGHNPIAAINQYDSYYRYLKKPLP; encoded by the coding sequence ATGGCCGATGCCCCCCTGCCCCAATGCGCGCTGTGCCCCTACGACTGGTCCGAACGATTCTGCCGCACGGGCAAGGGCAAAGCGCCCAAGGATTGTCCCTCGATCAAGATGCGCGGGCTGGTCGAACCGGCCGTGACGGAAACCACTTCCGCCGCCTGCGGCGTCTTCGCCAAGCAGGCCTCGCTCCAGGAAGCCACCTGCTACGGCGGCCGCGAGGAAGGCTACGGCGCGGTCAAACCGCTCAAGCCCCGCATCGTCGAGATCGTGGAATTCGCCCGCCGCATGGGCTATAAACGCCTGGGACTGGTCTTCTGCATCGGCCTGCGCAAGGAAGCCGCCGTGGTCCACGAGATCCTGGCCACAAACGGCTTCGAGGTGGCCTCCGTCTCCTGCAAGGTCGGCGGCGTGTCCAAGGACGTCCTCGGCATCGCCCCGGCCGAACAGGTCGATCCCGGCGCGGCCCACGAAACCATGTGCAACCCGGTGCTCCAGGCCATGGTGGTCAACGAGGCCCACACCGACTTCAACGTGCTGCTCGGGCTGTGCGTCGGCCACGACTCGCTTTTCTTCAAGCACGCCGACGCCATGGGCACGGTGCTGGCCGTCAAGGACCGCCTTCTCGGCCACAATCCCATCGCCGCCATCAACCAGTACGACAGCTACTACCGCTACCTCAAAAAGCCGTTGCCCTGA
- a CDS encoding HlyD family secretion protein produces MSASPSGQEDAAARPDTAVSEPSAAAGRPRKGRSRLVVIIAFLLCCGVVGALYWRHARHFESTDDAFVAGHVTSVAPRVPGRVKEVLVTDNQQVKKGDVLFRIDPVNYQTRLEAAQAALDTAKRNLEEAVSQEGAALATADATEAQVASAQATADNAVKERGRYDKLLNERVVSQESKDNADTTARTSVAALDVARKKHAADVAQVALAAAAIETARSKVNEAQAERDQAALDLTHTVIHARVSGKVTNKAVEPGDYLQAGQAVMSMVQPDVWVVANFKETQLTHMRPGQPVSMVVDAFPGRKLTGHVDSIQRGTGAAFSLLPPENATGNYVKVVQRVPVKIVFDDIRPETLSRLAPGMSVEPTVRVR; encoded by the coding sequence ATGTCCGCATCGCCTTCCGGCCAGGAGGACGCCGCCGCGCGTCCCGATACGGCCGTTTCTGAACCGTCCGCGGCCGCCGGCCGCCCCCGCAAAGGGCGTTCGCGCCTTGTCGTCATCATCGCCTTCCTCCTGTGCTGCGGCGTGGTGGGAGCGCTCTACTGGCGTCATGCCCGCCACTTCGAATCCACGGACGACGCCTTTGTCGCCGGCCATGTGACCAGCGTCGCGCCCCGCGTGCCCGGCCGGGTCAAGGAAGTGCTCGTCACCGACAACCAGCAGGTGAAAAAAGGCGACGTGCTGTTTCGCATCGATCCGGTGAATTACCAGACACGACTGGAAGCCGCCCAGGCGGCCCTGGACACGGCCAAGCGCAACCTGGAGGAAGCGGTTTCCCAGGAAGGCGCCGCCTTGGCCACGGCCGACGCGACCGAGGCCCAGGTGGCCTCGGCCCAGGCCACGGCCGACAATGCGGTCAAGGAACGCGGCCGCTACGACAAGCTGCTCAACGAGCGCGTGGTGTCCCAGGAGTCCAAGGACAACGCCGACACCACGGCCCGAACGTCCGTGGCCGCCCTGGACGTCGCCCGCAAAAAGCACGCCGCCGACGTGGCCCAGGTCGCCCTGGCCGCCGCCGCCATCGAGACGGCCCGCTCCAAGGTGAACGAGGCCCAGGCCGAACGGGATCAGGCCGCCCTGGATCTGACCCACACCGTGATCCACGCCCGGGTTTCCGGCAAAGTGACCAACAAGGCCGTGGAGCCCGGGGACTACCTGCAAGCCGGCCAAGCCGTCATGAGCATGGTCCAGCCGGACGTCTGGGTGGTGGCCAATTTCAAGGAAACCCAGCTCACCCACATGCGGCCGGGCCAGCCGGTGTCGATGGTCGTGGACGCCTTTCCCGGGCGGAAACTGACCGGGCACGTGGACAGCATCCAGCGCGGCACCGGCGCGGCGTTCAGCCTGCTTCCCCCGGAAAACGCCACCGGCAACTACGTCAAGGTGGTGCAGCGCGTGCCCGTCAAGATCGTCTTTGACGACATACGCCCCGAAACGCTGTCCCGCCTCGCGCCGGGCATGTCCGTCGAACCCACGGTGCGCGTGCGCTGA
- a CDS encoding DHA2 family efflux MFS transporter permease subunit encodes METPSAPAAPWMPLANPWLIAASVMLATFMEVLDTSVANVALPHMAGSLAATQDESTWVLTSYLVSNAIVLPMTGWLSTTFGRKRFLLVCVTGFTLASAACGAAPTMALLVLARVLQGAAGGALQPLSQAILMESFPPHKRGMAMAAFGMGVVVAPIVGPLLGGWITDNMSWRWIFFINLPVGIAALLMCQTFLEDPPYLLEAKSRRAGKIDYMGFLFMVAWLSTLQIVLDRGQEVDWFAAVWIRWFSGVSLASMLAFIWWELRTAHPLVELRVLRDRDFAACTAMIAVVGVVLYSAITLLPLFMQNLMGYSAFDSGIALSPRGIGAIIAMIFVGRIIGKVDNRVLIGGGFVLMAYSSYRFAEINLDISLMAIIWPSVLLGLSMAMVFVPLTTQAMSNLANEQMGNAAGIFNLMRNIGGSIGIAALIAVVDRGAQAHQMLLGGHIRADSPRFQAYLQALQTYLSQHTDAVTAKLKALGLTYDLLVQQATLLAYMDGFRIMAYLCLLCIPCVLFLRRMRKGAKPVMGH; translated from the coding sequence ATGGAAACCCCCTCCGCGCCGGCCGCCCCCTGGATGCCCCTGGCCAATCCCTGGCTGATCGCCGCCTCGGTCATGCTGGCCACCTTCATGGAGGTCCTCGACACCTCGGTGGCCAACGTGGCCCTGCCCCACATGGCCGGAAGCCTGGCCGCCACCCAGGACGAATCGACCTGGGTGCTGACCAGCTATCTGGTCAGCAACGCCATCGTGCTGCCCATGACCGGCTGGCTCAGCACCACCTTCGGCCGCAAACGTTTTTTGCTCGTGTGCGTCACGGGCTTCACCCTGGCCTCGGCGGCCTGCGGCGCGGCCCCGACCATGGCGCTGCTGGTGCTGGCCCGGGTGCTCCAGGGCGCGGCCGGCGGCGCGCTCCAGCCGCTGTCCCAGGCCATCCTCATGGAGAGCTTTCCGCCGCACAAACGCGGCATGGCCATGGCCGCCTTCGGCATGGGCGTAGTGGTGGCCCCCATCGTCGGGCCGCTTTTAGGCGGTTGGATCACGGACAACATGTCCTGGCGCTGGATCTTTTTCATCAACCTGCCGGTGGGCATCGCCGCCCTGCTCATGTGCCAGACGTTTCTGGAGGACCCGCCGTATCTGCTGGAGGCCAAGTCCCGCCGGGCCGGCAAGATCGATTACATGGGCTTTCTGTTCATGGTGGCCTGGCTGTCCACGCTCCAGATCGTACTCGACCGGGGCCAGGAAGTGGACTGGTTCGCCGCCGTCTGGATTCGCTGGTTTTCCGGGGTGAGCCTCGCGTCCATGCTCGCCTTCATCTGGTGGGAGCTGCGCACCGCCCATCCGCTGGTCGAGCTGCGCGTGCTGCGCGACCGCGATTTCGCCGCCTGCACCGCCATGATCGCCGTGGTCGGGGTGGTGCTCTACAGCGCCATCACCCTCCTGCCGCTTTTCATGCAAAACCTCATGGGCTACTCCGCCTTCGACAGCGGCATAGCCCTCAGTCCCCGGGGCATCGGGGCGATCATCGCCATGATCTTCGTGGGCCGGATCATCGGCAAGGTGGACAACCGGGTGCTCATCGGCGGCGGCTTCGTGCTCATGGCCTATTCGTCGTACCGCTTCGCGGAGATCAACCTCGACATCTCGCTTATGGCCATCATCTGGCCGAGCGTGCTGCTCGGGCTGTCCATGGCCATGGTCTTCGTGCCGCTGACCACCCAGGCCATGTCCAACCTGGCCAACGAACAGATGGGCAATGCGGCCGGCATCTTCAACCTCATGCGCAATATCGGGGGAAGTATCGGCATCGCGGCGCTGATCGCCGTGGTGGACCGGGGAGCCCAGGCGCACCAGATGCTCCTCGGCGGCCACATCCGGGCCGACAGCCCGCGCTTCCAGGCCTACCTGCAAGCCTTGCAGACCTACCTCTCGCAACACACCGACGCGGTGACGGCCAAGCTCAAGGCCCTGGGGCTCACCTACGACCTGCTCGTGCAACAGGCCACCCTGCTCGCCTACATGGACGGCTTCCGGATAATGGCCTACCTGTGCCTGCTGTGCATTCCGTGCGTGCTGTTCCTGCGCCGGATGCGCAAGGGCGCCAAGCCGGTCATGGGGCACTAA
- a CDS encoding type II toxin-antitoxin system RelE/ParE family toxin: protein MKKLYWVGNSKEQIRAFPDEVQDEAGTTLRKVQYGQTPDNTCPLTGLGEGINGVIEIKVDYDKETFRVIYVAKLSKGIYVLHAFHKKSKSGIGIPAKEKDLIVKRYKSARSHDAA from the coding sequence ATGAAAAAACTGTACTGGGTCGGAAACTCGAAAGAACAAATCCGCGCGTTTCCGGACGAAGTGCAGGATGAAGCCGGTACAACGCTTCGAAAGGTCCAATACGGGCAGACGCCGGATAATACCTGTCCATTGACCGGCCTTGGCGAAGGCATAAACGGCGTGATTGAGATCAAGGTCGACTACGACAAGGAAACATTTCGTGTGATCTATGTCGCCAAGCTTTCCAAAGGGATCTACGTCCTCCACGCATTCCATAAGAAGTCAAAAAGCGGGATAGGCATCCCGGCAAAAGAGAAGGATTTGATCGTCAAGCGCTACAAGTCCGCACGTTCCCACGATGCGGCGTAG
- a CDS encoding helix-turn-helix domain-containing protein, with translation MEETISEGTGNVFTDLGRPDAAARAYKADLVMILEDIIKRQGLTQVEAAQCCGTDQSTLSKVLRGRVGLVTTDRLIRWLGCLGGSVRITVETTPGKAVAPVSVHFRAA, from the coding sequence ATGGAAGAAACCATCAGCGAAGGGACCGGAAACGTCTTCACCGACCTGGGGCGGCCGGACGCCGCCGCGCGCGCCTACAAAGCCGATCTTGTCATGATTCTTGAAGACATCATCAAGCGCCAGGGTCTCACGCAGGTTGAAGCCGCCCAATGTTGCGGGACCGACCAGAGCACCTTATCGAAAGTGCTTCGTGGGCGCGTTGGTCTTGTGACCACGGACCGCCTGATACGCTGGCTCGGTTGTCTTGGCGGTTCCGTGCGGATCACCGTGGAGACAACGCCCGGGAAGGCTGTAGCTCCCGTGTCCGTTCATTTCCGCGCGGCCTGA
- a CDS encoding phenylacetate--CoA ligase has protein sequence MSRYRFLPELSPKALTDIQTKGLNWTCRHAFAGNPVYRERLAESGYDPGQELTLDDLARLPVTTVEDLRQGYPLPLLCVPEEQVVRIHASSGTTGKRKILAYTQRDIDTWKDMFARCYELAGLTTLDRVQIAVGYGLWTAGAGFQLGCERFGAMALPVGPGNMEIHLQLIEDMGTTCLCSTASMALLLAEEVQKRDMKKRLKLRKVIFGAETHTDKMRRRFEQWLGLEESFDITGMTELYGPGAGLECSAHNGIHYWADKFILEVLDPNTLQPVGPGEVGEMVVTSLCKEAAPLIRYRTRDLTRLMPEPCPCGLSLPRHDRIVGRSDDMFVFRGVNIYPGQIASVLEEFRDVDSEFEIRLLRRDGRDQMVLKVERKPAAGSDLDQNLSEAISTSLRKHLFVRIWVEILPPGSLPRSCGKTKRVHDDRNGID, from the coding sequence ATGAGCCGTTACCGTTTTTTGCCCGAACTTTCCCCCAAAGCCCTGACCGACATTCAGACCAAAGGTCTCAACTGGACCTGCCGCCACGCCTTCGCCGGCAATCCCGTGTACCGGGAACGGCTGGCCGAGTCCGGCTACGATCCCGGCCAGGAGCTGACCCTGGACGATTTGGCCCGCCTGCCCGTGACCACGGTCGAGGACCTGCGCCAGGGCTATCCCCTGCCGCTCCTCTGCGTGCCCGAGGAACAGGTCGTGCGCATCCACGCCTCCTCCGGCACCACCGGCAAGCGCAAGATTTTGGCCTATACCCAGCGCGACATCGACACCTGGAAGGACATGTTCGCCCGCTGCTACGAGCTGGCCGGGTTGACCACCCTCGACCGGGTGCAGATCGCCGTGGGCTACGGCCTGTGGACGGCCGGCGCGGGGTTCCAGCTCGGCTGCGAACGGTTCGGGGCCATGGCCCTGCCGGTCGGGCCGGGCAACATGGAAATCCATCTCCAGCTCATCGAGGACATGGGCACGACGTGTCTGTGCTCCACCGCTTCCATGGCCCTGCTCCTGGCCGAGGAAGTGCAAAAGCGCGACATGAAAAAGCGCCTCAAGCTGCGAAAAGTCATTTTCGGAGCCGAGACGCACACCGACAAGATGCGCCGCCGCTTCGAGCAGTGGCTCGGCCTCGAGGAGAGCTTCGACATCACCGGCATGACCGAGCTGTACGGCCCGGGCGCGGGGCTCGAATGCTCCGCCCACAACGGCATCCACTACTGGGCCGACAAGTTCATCCTGGAAGTGCTCGATCCCAACACCTTGCAGCCGGTCGGCCCCGGCGAGGTGGGCGAGATGGTGGTGACCAGCCTTTGCAAGGAAGCCGCGCCGCTGATCCGCTACCGCACCCGGGACCTCACGCGGCTTATGCCCGAGCCCTGCCCGTGCGGCTTGTCCCTGCCGCGCCACGACCGCATCGTCGGCCGCTCCGACGACATGTTCGTTTTTCGCGGGGTCAACATCTACCCCGGCCAGATCGCCAGCGTCCTGGAAGAGTTCAGGGACGTGGACAGCGAGTTCGAGATCCGCCTCCTGCGCCGTGACGGCCGCGACCAGATGGTGCTCAAGGTGGAGCGCAAACCCGCCGCCGGCAGCGACCTGGACCAGAATCTGTCCGAAGCCATCTCCACCTCGTTGCGCAAGCACCTGTTCGTGCGCATCTGGGTGGAAATCCTGCCGCCCGGCAGCCTGCCCCGCAGCTGCGGCAAGACCAAACGCGTCCACGACGACAGGAATGGGATAGATTAG
- a CDS encoding DMT family transporter: MTWFFLACVTALTQAVKDTFLKRALGGIDPALVMFAYCVAASVFLWSFAAASPGPVIVDAFWPLLLVGGTLGGVTYWLYGRALAAGDLSLTLPMLAFTPLFLLFTSPVTVGEFPEPAGVGGILLVVVGAYVLNLRESRHGLLGPVRALFTNKGSRLMLLVALIWSVGANVDKLGLTASSPAVWGAAVYTATALALFPGVAAGVPHIRRQLARAPWGLVTAGFLEAVGLFCQMQALPLTQVSYVIAVKRLSIVFGVLLGAFVLREPDLGHRLPGALLMVAGVFFIAVFG, from the coding sequence ATGACCTGGTTTTTTCTGGCCTGCGTGACGGCCCTGACCCAGGCGGTCAAGGACACCTTTCTCAAGCGGGCGCTTGGCGGCATCGACCCCGCTCTTGTCATGTTCGCCTACTGCGTGGCGGCCTCGGTCTTTTTGTGGTCGTTCGCGGCCGCGTCTCCCGGGCCGGTGATCGTCGACGCTTTCTGGCCGCTGCTGCTCGTCGGCGGGACCCTTGGCGGCGTGACCTACTGGCTCTACGGCCGAGCCCTGGCCGCGGGCGATCTGTCCCTGACGCTCCCCATGCTGGCCTTTACGCCGCTTTTTCTTCTTTTCACCTCGCCTGTGACCGTGGGCGAATTTCCCGAACCGGCCGGCGTGGGCGGCATCCTGCTGGTGGTCGTCGGCGCGTACGTGCTCAATTTGCGCGAGAGCCGCCACGGCCTGCTCGGGCCGGTGCGGGCGCTTTTCACCAACAAGGGCTCCCGGCTGATGCTGTTGGTGGCGCTCATCTGGAGCGTTGGGGCCAATGTCGACAAGCTGGGGCTTACCGCCTCGTCGCCAGCGGTCTGGGGCGCGGCGGTCTACACGGCCACGGCCTTGGCCCTTTTCCCGGGTGTTGCCGCCGGCGTGCCGCATATCCGCCGCCAGCTCGCCCGCGCGCCGTGGGGGCTTGTCACGGCCGGGTTTCTCGAGGCGGTGGGACTTTTTTGTCAGATGCAGGCCCTGCCGCTGACCCAGGTGTCCTACGTCATCGCGGTCAAGCGCCTCAGCATCGTTTTTGGCGTGCTTTTAGGCGCCTTCGTGCTGCGCGAGCCCGATCTGGGCCACCGTCTGCCCGGGGCACTTTTGATGGTCGCAGGCGTTTTCTTTATTGCGGTTTTCGGATAA
- a CDS encoding PH domain-containing protein, with the protein MELGHVFPMAAGAIKTGWLTALFGGMLVLWMGLFFFLTYMINGAARAEIALRGDKLVVRGGVYGRDIPLAAINAGEAKRVDLGRKGPKSLKWRRNGVGLPGLSAGWFRLRDGEKALVFVTDKARAVYVPTTLGYGVVVSPGEPERFLEALRQAAANGVSRQ; encoded by the coding sequence ATGGAACTCGGTCACGTCTTCCCCATGGCCGCAGGCGCCATCAAAACGGGGTGGCTGACGGCCCTTTTCGGGGGCATGCTGGTGTTGTGGATGGGCCTTTTTTTCTTCCTGACCTACATGATAAACGGCGCGGCCAGGGCGGAAATCGCCCTTCGCGGCGACAAGCTGGTGGTGCGCGGCGGGGTCTACGGCCGCGACATTCCCCTCGCCGCCATAAACGCCGGAGAGGCCAAGCGGGTGGACCTTGGCCGGAAGGGTCCCAAAAGCCTCAAATGGCGCCGCAACGGCGTGGGGCTGCCCGGCCTTTCAGCGGGCTGGTTTCGCCTTCGCGACGGCGAAAAGGCGCTGGTCTTCGTCACGGACAAGGCCCGGGCCGTCTATGTGCCAACGACCCTCGGCTACGGCGTGGTGGTAAGCCCCGGTGAGCCCGAACGCTTTCTGGAGGCGCTACGCCAGGCGGCCGCCAACGGCGTGTCCAGGCAATAA
- a CDS encoding DUF4198 domain-containing protein — protein sequence MRKIGSLFAAMVVWMVMVGHPVTVFAHGVGSREMDPGAARAMEFLYADGEPMSFAQVKVTAPGQEGTLYQSAHADARGRFAFVPSGPGVWSVAASDGQGHRAVHAVTVAAQANTGKPVPPVAQAGSGAIGPGWREIVLGISLLANLGLVAALLRRRASRKGAVRS from the coding sequence ATGCGTAAGATTGGTTCTCTTTTCGCGGCCATGGTCGTGTGGATGGTGATGGTCGGGCACCCCGTCACCGTCTTCGCGCACGGCGTCGGTTCGCGGGAAATGGACCCGGGTGCGGCCAGGGCCATGGAGTTCCTCTACGCCGACGGGGAACCCATGTCCTTCGCCCAGGTCAAGGTGACGGCCCCGGGGCAGGAAGGGACGCTCTATCAAAGCGCCCATGCCGATGCCCGGGGCCGCTTCGCCTTTGTGCCGTCCGGGCCGGGCGTGTGGAGCGTGGCCGCCTCCGACGGTCAGGGCCATCGGGCCGTGCATGCCGTCACTGTGGCGGCGCAGGCGAACACCGGCAAGCCCGTACCGCCGGTTGCCCAGGCTGGAAGCGGGGCGATAGGTCCCGGCTGGCGGGAAATCGTGCTGGGCATAAGCCTGCTGGCCAACCTGGGGCTTGTCGCGGCGCTGCTGCGTCGCCGGGCCTCGCGGAAAGGGGCTGTTCGAAGCTGA